Proteins encoded within one genomic window of Orcinus orca chromosome 21, mOrcOrc1.1, whole genome shotgun sequence:
- the AGA gene encoding N(4)-(beta-N-acetylglucosaminyl)-L-asparaginase isoform X2 — protein sequence MVRKPSHRLLLLSLLLLCRAPVCSSAPLPLILNTWPFRNAAVAAWRTLASGGSALDAVESGCAACEQEQCDGTVGFGGSPDESGETTLDAMIMDGTTMNVGAVGDLRRIKNAIGVARKVLEHTTHTLLAGESATKFAESMGFINEDLSTNASCALHSDWLAWNCQPNYWRNVIPDASKYCGPYKPPSILKRDGSTYKETGDSYGHDTIGMVVIHKMGNIAAGTSTNGIKFKIPGRIGDSPIPGSGAYADDTAGAAAATGDGDILMRFLPSYQAVEYMRRGEDPTTACRKVISRIQKYFPNFFGAVVCANVTGSYGYENIKITVAMTAYV from the exons ATGGTGCGGAAGCCGAGCCACCGGCTGCTGCTGCTGTCGCTGCTGCTGCTCTGCCGGGCCCCGGTGTGCAGCTCCGCCCCTCTGCCCCTGATCCTCAACACTTGGCCTTTCAGGAATGCAGCCGTAGCAG CATGGAGGACGTTAGCATCTGGAGGGTCTGCGCTGGACGCGGTTGAGAGCGGCTGTGCGGCGTGTGAACAGGAGCAGTGTGACGGCACCGTGGGCTTTGGCGGCAGCCCCGACGAGTCTGGAGAGACCACCCTGGATGCCATGATCATGGACGG TACTACCATGAACGTAGGAGCAGTGGGAGATCTTAGACGAATTAAAAACGCCATCGGGGTAGCACGAAAAGTACTGGAACACACGACACACACACTGTTAGCAGGAGAGTCAG CCACCAAGTTTGCCGAAAGCATGGGCTTTATCAACGAGGATTTATCCACCAATGCTTCGTGTGCTCTTCATTCAGATTGGCTGGCCTGGAATTGCCAGCCAAATTACTGGAGG AATGTTATACCAGATGCTTCAAAATACTGTGGACCCTACAAACCACCTAGTATCTTAAAGCGAGATGGTTCTACTTACAAAGAAACAGGAGATAGTTACGGTCATGATACTATTG gcATGGTTGTCATCCATAAGATGGGAAATATTGCTGCTGGTACATCTACAAAcggtataaaattcaaaatacctGG TCGAATAGGAGACTCGCCAATACCTGGATCTGGGGCCTACGCCGACGACACTGCAGGGGCTGCAGCAGCCACCGGGGACGGCGACATCCTGATGCGCTTCCTCCCAAG CTACCAAGCTGTAGAATACATGAGAAGAGGAGAAGATCCCACCACAGCGTGCCGGAAAGTGATTTCAAGAATCCAGAAGTATTTCCCCAACTTCTTTGGGGCTGTGGTATGTGCTAACGTGACTGGAAGTTATG gatatgaaaacattaaaataacagtAGCAATGACCGCCTATGTATAG
- the AGA gene encoding N(4)-(beta-N-acetylglucosaminyl)-L-asparaginase isoform X3, translating into MVRKPSHRLLLLSLLLLCRAPVCSSAPLPLILNTWPFRNAAVAAWRTLASGGSALDAVESGCAACEQEQCDGTVGFGGSPDESGETTLDAMIMDGTTMNVGAVGDLRRIKNAIGVARKVLEHTTHTLLAGESATKFAESMGFINEDLSTNASCALHSDWLAWNCQPNYWRNVIPDASKYCGPYKPPSILKRDGSTYKETGDSYGHDTIGMVVIHKMGNIAAGTSTNGIKFKIPGYQAVEYMRRGEDPTTACRKVISRIQKYFPNFFGAVVCANVTGSYGAACNKLSTFTQFHFMVYNPLKSEPTEEKVDCI; encoded by the exons ATGGTGCGGAAGCCGAGCCACCGGCTGCTGCTGCTGTCGCTGCTGCTGCTCTGCCGGGCCCCGGTGTGCAGCTCCGCCCCTCTGCCCCTGATCCTCAACACTTGGCCTTTCAGGAATGCAGCCGTAGCAG CATGGAGGACGTTAGCATCTGGAGGGTCTGCGCTGGACGCGGTTGAGAGCGGCTGTGCGGCGTGTGAACAGGAGCAGTGTGACGGCACCGTGGGCTTTGGCGGCAGCCCCGACGAGTCTGGAGAGACCACCCTGGATGCCATGATCATGGACGG TACTACCATGAACGTAGGAGCAGTGGGAGATCTTAGACGAATTAAAAACGCCATCGGGGTAGCACGAAAAGTACTGGAACACACGACACACACACTGTTAGCAGGAGAGTCAG CCACCAAGTTTGCCGAAAGCATGGGCTTTATCAACGAGGATTTATCCACCAATGCTTCGTGTGCTCTTCATTCAGATTGGCTGGCCTGGAATTGCCAGCCAAATTACTGGAGG AATGTTATACCAGATGCTTCAAAATACTGTGGACCCTACAAACCACCTAGTATCTTAAAGCGAGATGGTTCTACTTACAAAGAAACAGGAGATAGTTACGGTCATGATACTATTG gcATGGTTGTCATCCATAAGATGGGAAATATTGCTGCTGGTACATCTACAAAcggtataaaattcaaaatacctGG CTACCAAGCTGTAGAATACATGAGAAGAGGAGAAGATCCCACCACAGCGTGCCGGAAAGTGATTTCAAGAATCCAGAAGTATTTCCCCAACTTCTTTGGGGCTGTGGTATGTGCTAACGTGACTGGAAGTTATG GTGCTGCCTGCAATAAACTTTCAACATTTACTCAGTTTCATTTCATGGTTTATAATCCTCTAAAAAGTGAGCCAACTGAGGAAAAAGTAGACTGCATCTAA
- the AGA gene encoding N(4)-(beta-N-acetylglucosaminyl)-L-asparaginase isoform X1: protein MVRKPSHRLLLLSLLLLCRAPVCSSAPLPLILNTWPFRNAAVAAWRTLASGGSALDAVESGCAACEQEQCDGTVGFGGSPDESGETTLDAMIMDGTTMNVGAVGDLRRIKNAIGVARKVLEHTTHTLLAGESATKFAESMGFINEDLSTNASCALHSDWLAWNCQPNYWRNVIPDASKYCGPYKPPSILKRDGSTYKETGDSYGHDTIGMVVIHKMGNIAAGTSTNGIKFKIPGRIGDSPIPGSGAYADDTAGAAAATGDGDILMRFLPSYQAVEYMRRGEDPTTACRKVISRIQKYFPNFFGAVVCANVTGSYGAACNKLSTFTQFHFMVYNPLKSEPTEEKVDCI from the exons ATGGTGCGGAAGCCGAGCCACCGGCTGCTGCTGCTGTCGCTGCTGCTGCTCTGCCGGGCCCCGGTGTGCAGCTCCGCCCCTCTGCCCCTGATCCTCAACACTTGGCCTTTCAGGAATGCAGCCGTAGCAG CATGGAGGACGTTAGCATCTGGAGGGTCTGCGCTGGACGCGGTTGAGAGCGGCTGTGCGGCGTGTGAACAGGAGCAGTGTGACGGCACCGTGGGCTTTGGCGGCAGCCCCGACGAGTCTGGAGAGACCACCCTGGATGCCATGATCATGGACGG TACTACCATGAACGTAGGAGCAGTGGGAGATCTTAGACGAATTAAAAACGCCATCGGGGTAGCACGAAAAGTACTGGAACACACGACACACACACTGTTAGCAGGAGAGTCAG CCACCAAGTTTGCCGAAAGCATGGGCTTTATCAACGAGGATTTATCCACCAATGCTTCGTGTGCTCTTCATTCAGATTGGCTGGCCTGGAATTGCCAGCCAAATTACTGGAGG AATGTTATACCAGATGCTTCAAAATACTGTGGACCCTACAAACCACCTAGTATCTTAAAGCGAGATGGTTCTACTTACAAAGAAACAGGAGATAGTTACGGTCATGATACTATTG gcATGGTTGTCATCCATAAGATGGGAAATATTGCTGCTGGTACATCTACAAAcggtataaaattcaaaatacctGG TCGAATAGGAGACTCGCCAATACCTGGATCTGGGGCCTACGCCGACGACACTGCAGGGGCTGCAGCAGCCACCGGGGACGGCGACATCCTGATGCGCTTCCTCCCAAG CTACCAAGCTGTAGAATACATGAGAAGAGGAGAAGATCCCACCACAGCGTGCCGGAAAGTGATTTCAAGAATCCAGAAGTATTTCCCCAACTTCTTTGGGGCTGTGGTATGTGCTAACGTGACTGGAAGTTATG GTGCTGCCTGCAATAAACTTTCAACATTTACTCAGTTTCATTTCATGGTTTATAATCCTCTAAAAAGTGAGCCAACTGAGGAAAAAGTAGACTGCATCTAA